The nucleotide sequence AGCCATCGACCAAGCGGCTCCGGTCAGCCCCGTAAAAATGGACCACATGACAACAGAAGCGATGAGTACTTTTCTGGCACCAAATCGGTCTGCCAGCCAGCCTCCAGGCATTTGCATGAGTGCATAACCAGCAAAAAAACTACTGAGCAATAATCCCGTGGATGAAGCACTAAGCTGCAAGTCTTCTGTGATCGATAAAATGGCATAGTTCATGACGTATCGATCCAGGTTCCCTAATGCCCAGCCCAAAAACAGAAGCGCTAAAATCCAGTTTCTCGTGCGTGCTGATACCATATGTGTGGATACCTCCTTCTAGATGCATGACTAAGCTAGTCTTTCATTTTGGCGAAAGCGCATTCATCTCGTTCGATGACTGACGATCCGCGCAAATATGGTCCAGCTTTCTTATTTATCGCATATATTACGACATGTCGTTATATATACATTACGAAATGTTGAGACTATTGGCAACGGTTTTTTTTAACATTTCGATTTCTCTGCAATGAAAAAAGCACCCGTAAACAGGGTGCTTACAAAAGTCGGTATCGCTTGATGGGTCTTCCTCGCGTTGATTGCGATTCCTCCCCTGAGCTTTCCGCCAGCTCAACAGCGCACAAATCCGCGACGATTCGCTGTGCATTTCGCTCGCTCATTTGCAAATATTTGGCCAGATCCTTTGTCGTGAAATCGGTCCAACCCATTTTTTGCAGCAAGGCATCGAGCTTTTTATAGCTTTTGACGCTGATGTTTCCCTTTTTCAGCTTTTCCAAAACCTCATCATCGTCGGCACGATACGAGTAGATGAGCTCTTCTTCCTGACCGACCCACTCCACGATCGTTCCGTCATCCTGGATCATCACGATATCTCGTGAAGCTTTTTCCTTTGATTGACGCAAGGCTCGGTGTGCATTCATCTCTGCTGCAAAAACCGTCTCTCCAAAACCGATTCCGACAGCGACCGGCGTATCTGCTTCTTTTGCCAAAAACTCCACTGTGTTTTGCAAGGTAGGAATCTCCCTGTGAATCGTCCCGCGCGTGCTGAAGATGACATATCGGCCATTCCCCTGCTCCAGAAGTGATCCGTCTACTTGCTCACACAGCTTGATCAAGGCTTGCTTTATACGTAGCTCCAAATATTGCAAATGATACGGGGTCTTTGCGCCCTCCTTGATTCTGTCAAATTGCTCGACCTCAATCATCTCGATTCCGATCTGTGTATCCTTGAAATACGACGTCCGCACTTTCTCGACAAACACGCGTACCGTTTGCTGGATCTCCATATGGCTTGGCGAGATCCAATAGGCTGGGATACCTGCCTCTACTAGCGCTTGATAAACGGTCGGATAGCAGGTCATGGCAGCGTCTGTCTTTTTCTCCTTCCATAGCGCAAGATGAAAATCCAGCAGCTCCTGCGGATCGATCGTAGCTTCGAACGTCTTCATATACATATCGCTAACAGAGATGTTGATGCTGTGCAGGGAATCTTCCATGAATTTGGTGGATAAAAGCATATCGATGCTGACGCGATCGATTAATTTCCGATGGGTGTAGACCATTTCCAAAAAGCCTTTATAGATGCTGGACTCCGTCGGGTAAATATGCTCCATCCGCTTGTCATCATCCAATGCTTGCCTGGCAATCAAGTACGGAATCGGTCCGGAAAAAAGCCAATGATCCACGTACTGGTCATTTTCCAAGACGATTTTTTCTGTCTCTTTTGTCTCTGTATACGGATACGGAACAAAATTCATTCCTTCCTCGAATTCCTTTGCAACCGCAAGAATCCTTTCTACCGATTGCTTGGGACCCACCACGCCGATTTTAAACATCCATCTATCAACCTCTGCGTTTCTATTTAGACGAGCCTTACTTACGACCATTCTATACGTATTCACGCAAACAAATCCACCCTTCTCCAAACAAATAGGAAGGGATGACGTTGGTGAAAGACGAATAACTCCGGATTCCATACCGAAAGGAGTCGTACCATGAATTTTAATCTGGAAGAAGCGATTGAGGTTCTAGAACGTACGCCACAAGCATTGGAATCCCTGTTAACGGGCTTATCAGATGGGTGGTTGCTGCACAATGAAGGCGACGGCACCTGGCATGCTACTGAGGTGATTGAACACCTGATCGAGGCGGAGAAAACAAACTGGCTCCCGCGTCTGGAGATCATTCTTCAAGAGGGCGAGAGTAAACCGTTTCCTCCCTTTGATCGCTTCGCTCACTTACAGGAGACGTCAGAAAGATCGTTCGAGCAAAAGCTGCTGGCATTCAAAACACTTCGTGCCCAAAACATAGCCAAGCTGCGAACGCTCGTGGAACCGGAAAAGCATCTGGAATTAACCGGACTCCATCCCGCTTTTGGGGTCGTGAAGGTACGGGAACTGCTCTCTACGTGGGTCGTCCATGATTTAACGCATACGGCGCAAATTGTACGGGTCATGGCCAAAAGGTACACAGTTGATGTAGGGCCATGGAGTGAATATTTAGGTATCCTGAACAAATAACCGAACAGGCAGTGGCAGCTCTGAACGCAGATGTACGTCATCGCTGCCACTGCCTGTCTTTTTTACGGTAAAAACAACTGTGGAACCGTATACAGCGCAGGGGAGCCACCCGTATGCAGGAATAATACGTGATCACTCGTGTTAAAATGCCCTTCGCGAATTAAGCCGATCAACCCTGCCATCGCCTTTCCGGTATAGACAGGATCTAGCAAAATCCCTTCTGTCCGAGCAAGGAGCTGAACGGCTTCGATCATACCCTCCGTCGGAATCGCATAGCCTGGCCCGACAAATCTGTCGTCGCAAAGCACAGCTTCTGCTCGTATGTCCCCTTGCAAACCGATCAGTGCAGCCGTACTGTGCAGCAACCCCATCACCTTTGCTTCTTGTACTGCCCGATCGCGGCTGACATTGATCCCGATTACTTTTGTGTTAGACTGACGCGCCATAAAACCAGCAAGCAGACCGGCTTGCGTACCGCCACTTCCCGTTGCCGTCACGACATAATCATACGGAGTCGTCGTTTCCCAAGCCTGCTGCTCGATTTCTTCCGCACACGCCATGTATCCCAAAGACCCGACTTCGTTGGAGCCTCCGACAGGGATCAGATATGGTTTTCTCCCTTGTTTTCTCAGACTTTCAGCCAGCTCTTCCATAGCTACTAGCAAATCTGCCTCTGCGGGAATGACCTCCATTTTTTCTGCCCCCAGCAGATGGAACAACAGATGATTGCCGCTCGCTTGCGATTGGTACTCGCCCGTCTCAGGCGCGGACAGCACGAGCTGGCAGTGCAGCCCTTCGCGAACTGCCGCCGCCAGAGTCAACCGGCAGTGATTGGATTGGACAGCTCCACATGTAATCAACGTGTCTGCCCCTTGCTCGATTGCCTCCGCCACCAAATACTCCAGCTTTCGCGTCTTGTTTCCCCCTGCTGTCAAGCCAAGCAAGTCGTCTCGCTTGATAGAAATGCTCGGTCCTCCCAACTCCTTGGACAGTCGCTCCAGCCTTTCGATTGGTGTATGTCCGTGTGTATAAATTTTACGCTGGTAACGGATATAGTTCATGCCCTTCGTTCCCTTCGATTTGAGGTTTGAAGTGTATCTGGTATTCATACGCTTTGCGGTGTACGAATTCCTTCGCATTATGTGACTTTGTTACAGGCAAATATAAGATTGCCCGATACAATGGGTCTCATAAACCACAGTAATCAGGAGGCTGATCATGAAAAACGTAGGTACATTTGATCAAATTTTTCGTGGCGTTGCTGGGCTAGCGTTTCTCTCCTTGTTCTTTATTCTAGAAGGGGGTTTGCAGTACCTCTCATTCATTGGCGTTCCCTTACTCTATACTGCGCTGACTCAACAATGCTTTCTTTACCGCCTTTTCGGAATGAATTCCTGCAAGGTTAAGTCGTAATTCAAATGTCACGAAAGTTGAATAGCTTGAGCTCAGAGCGCCTCTTTGTTGGGGCGTTCTTTTTTTAGAAATTTTTGTCGAAAATTTAAATATTTCCCAATTGTAAATATCAGGAATAATAGGGATAATATAATCGGCAGACTGTAAACCAATTTCAATCGTGGAGGGAAATCTATGAAAACACTCCTGCGAATTGCCATCGCTTTAGCCATGGTGTTAACCATGTCAAGCGGTGCTTTTGCTGCTCCAAATCCTGCCGCTTACGAGGCGAAGTTTGTAGGATTAAAGGAAACTTACAATGCTGGTGAATCGATTAAGCTATCTGTAGAAACAAAAACAGCCGGGCAGATTACCGATGCCAAGTTTTTGCTGAAAACAATTGGTGGCAATGATAAGGATAAGATCACCAGTGTCCGAACTACCCATAGCAAAACCAAAGCTACCTATACAACCACAGGTTACCTGAAGCCTACCTCTCAAGGTATCTACTTGCTCGCTTACCAAGCCACTCACAAGAGCCTTGAAGGAGAAAAGAAAATAGAACTCATTGCAACTCTTTCGATCAAGGACCCAAATAAAATCACCTTGAATGTCACACCGAACACCATCCATGTCAAAAAAGGCAAAGAAGTGCCTATTCTCATCACATACAGTTCAAAATCCACTCCTCAATTCACTTACAGTACACAGGTTACTGAGCTTTACACGAAGCGGGTCGGCAATGAAAACAAGAAAGTTGTCCTCTTCAAAGCTGAAAAAGCCGGAAAATTTACAATCAATGTCACTGCCAAGAACAAATACGATGAAGTGTCCGAAGCAGTTGAGATCGTTGTTTCGGATTAAAAGATAATATCGAGCACGATCATTTCTGGCCATACCAAAAATCCCGTCCCCTTTTGATAGGGCAACGGGATTTTTAACTGGTTGGCTCTATTTCCATCCACGATAACAACTACACTCTCTCCAATGCTTCTCTCAAACGTTCCTGATGCAGCCATAACGGCTTACGCAGACCAGTCTTCTTCACAACACCTTCCGCTGTTAGCTCGTGAAGCGTCTCCGTCACCGTTTCACGAATACATCCCATCATGCTAGCCAGCTCCTGATGCGTCAGGTTCACTGCCAGCTCGATCCATTCTGGTGCATCATCCTGAGGTTCTCCCCCATATTTCTCGCACAGCTTGCCCAGCAAATACAGAAGACGCTGACGCACACTACCATACGCCATGAGCTCCATCATTTCTTCTACCTCTTGCAAACGATTCGAGACAATCTCGATAAAATGCAAGGCAAGCCTCGGCTTCTCTAGCATCAGCTCTTCAAATTGTCCTTTATCAATCGAACAAATCACCGAATCTTCCCACGCTTCGGCGTACATATTGGTTGAACTAATCGTAAACGAGCCGATCTCGCCAAACACATGGCCCGTGCCGAGCAAATCAATCGTTAGCTCTTTGCCGTCAGCCGAAAGCTTGTATAAACGAACCTTCCCGGCCTTGATCAAAAACAGCCTTTTCTGCTCCAGGTGAGGGGTGGAAATCATCGTTCCTTTTTTGACCACTTCCATAGGAGTCGCTGGTTCCAATTGGGCTAGCTCCACTTCACTTAACGACTGAAACAAATTGATGCGGGATAAAAACTTCTCCTTTTCGATCACGGTTCACTTCCTCCTGCTCACTGTAGGCTGGACTACATATTGTATGGATCACTCCCATTATACTCCTCGTTAAGGAATGGATTTCGAATGAACAAAGGAGTGTAAACCGTTGAACACATTCATCATGATTCTTTCACTGATTTTGGCCTTGATGTTTTCCATCTCTGTGTTAATGAAGTTTTCACGCGCAACATCTATGCTCCAGCACTGGAAGGAATATGGGTACCCACTTTGGTTCATGGACATGATTGCCTCACTTGAGCTGGTCGGAGTTATCGGCGTGATTAGCTCCTTTTGGATTCCTGGAGTATTAACACTCGCTTGCATCCTGTTCGCCATCCTCATGCTTGGAGCTATCCATGCCCATCTTTTTCGGGCAAAGCATAAGCCCGTCATGGCGATAAATGCGGTATTTATGCTTATTTGCTCGTTGCTTCTCCTTTGGCTTTAATCGTTTTCGGGCGCTTTCCAATACGTCTTTTGTCCGTTACTGATCAAGATTGCCTGTTTCGGAACTTGCTTCATTACCAGGAAAAGATTCAGCATATCGACTGATGAAGCGATTGCGTTTATCAAAACCAAAAATTTTAATACGGTAGTGAACAGCCCCAAAAAACCTAGAAGAAATGGCAGCAAAACCGAAAGGATAATGAATGGGGCGATGGTAATCAGTATATATCGTGATTTTGGAATCTTTTCTTCCGTTGCGACAAACCCTCCAAACAAGGTAAGCCCCATCCATGTCTTTTCTGATCTCATGAAATTGGGGATAAAAATCAAATGCAAGCATTCATGAAAAATAACCAAGGCAAGTAAGAACAAAATCACACTGAAGTCAATGGATATGGATAGAGAGCCGGATGTCAGTCCAAATTCCTGAAGGGATATTGGCGAAAAAATATGGATGATCCCAAAGGCAATGAGTGCATTGATCAGCATGAAAGGAATCGATAAAAGAGTGGCCTTGCCCAAACTCTGTGGTTCTTTCAGTGGAACCCATTCCTTTTTCATCAACTCGAGATGTACATGTTCATGGTACTGGGGCAGTTTGGTTGTGATTCTCATAAAAAACCTCCTTCCTTTCTAGTAAGACGTTCATTCTATGTGTTCAGTTTCTTCGAGGGAGAGTAAATAAAAAAGGCTATCTCCTGAGCTTCCTTGGAGACTAGCCTTTTTCTCATGCTCAATTATGCTTGCTTAAGCAAAAATTGCTTGCCATATTCCCCGTGATCCAGAATCGTCGGGTGCTCGATCTGAATCGTCGAATGGTCAATTCCGTACTTCGTTTGCAAAATGTGATTAATCGCCAGAATGACACAATACGGTTGGATTCCTTCACGAACAAACACATGTGCTGTCAGGGAGTAATGTTCCGTGGATACCGCCCACAGGTGCAGCTCATGAACATCCTCCACGCCCTCTACTTCACTGAGGTCCTGACGGATTTGATCGAGATCAAACTGCTCTGGAACAGATTCCATCAACACGAGCAGCGATTCACGAATAATTTTGGCACCACCTGTAAAAATAATTCCCCCAATCACCAAGCTGATCAACGGGTCGAACAGGTAGTAGCCGGTCATGTAAATGAGAATTGCCGACGTAATCACACCAACGGAGCTGAGCAAATCTCCAATAAAGTGCCATAACGCGCTTTTTACATTGAGGTTGTCTTCTTCCTTCATACTGCGGGAAAGTACGATGGTCAGCACGATGTTTACAACCAAACCGATGGATGCAATGGTCAGCATCAACTGCAAATCAACGTCTTGCGGATTAATCATCCGTTTGATCCCTTCAATGACAATCCCGATCGAAATCACGGCAAGAGCCAAGCCATTCAAGAACGAAGCAATAATTTCAAAACGGAGAAATCCGAACGTGTACTTCTTCGTCGGCTTACGTGTCGCCATATAAATAGCGGTCATACTCAACCCTAAAGCAAAGACGTCAGAAATCATATGGGCGGAGTCGGACAGGAGCGCGAGTGAATTGGACATCAAGCCTCCCACAACCTCCACGATCGTAAAAAACAACGTCAATAGGAGCGTAATCCACAATGTTTTCTTCGATGTTTGCTGTTCTTTCACATGATCAAGATGGTGAAAATCACCCTTTTTCATACGTATCACCTCTGTCCATTTAAATTATAAAAATTATAATGTAAGAATTAATGTAATCATATCCTCTTTTACGACAATATTCAAATGAACATTTTATGGATCATACAAGTGATTTTCATTACCAGTCATCTCGTACCAAGACAAAAAAAGCCTCATCCAAAAGGATTAGGCTGATCATTCCTGATTGTGATTCCCTTCCAAAATCCGTCGAATATTCCCCTTGTACTGGGTGAGCAACTGCCTTGCCTCTTCTGCTGGCAACCCCGTCTTTTGCATCACGATCGCCAGTTTTGCGTCACCGTCTGCCTTGTGCAACAGTTTATCTGCCTCATCGGTAGAGACATGGGTCGCTTCTGCCACGATTTGTTTTGCCCGTTCCTTCAGTTTCTCATTGGTTACTTGCACATTGACCATCAAATTTTTGTACACTTTCCCCAACCGTACCATACATCCGGTCGTAATCATATTGAGAACCATCTTCTGCGCCGTCGCTGCTTTTAAGCGTGTCGATCCGGTCACCACCTCTGGCCCTACTACCACATTAATCGCTACATCCACACCTTGACTGATCTGCGCTACCTGGTTGCAGGACAACGAAATGACTTTTGCCTGCTGCCTTCTTGCTTCCGCCAATGCTCCGATGACATAAGGTGTCCGACCACTCGCCGCAATTCCTACCACGGCATCCCCTGCCTTTACGCCGTAGGCAATCACATCTTCTCTGCCGTTCTGCTCCACGTCTTCGGCTCCCTCGACTGCCTTGACGATCGCTTTTTCCCCGCCTGCTATGATTCCCTGCACCAATGAGGGGTCCGTCCCAAAGGTTGGGGGGCATTCAGCAGCATCGAGCAAGCCCAATCTCCCACTCGTGCCCGCTCCAAAGTAAAAGAGCCTTCCGCCGTTTTCCAGACATTCTGCGACCAAATCAACGGCCGCTGCAATCGAAGCCAGCTCCTTTTCAACGGCAAACGCAACTGTTTTATCCTCTTCATTCATAATCTGGACAATTTCTATCGTAGAGAATTTATCCAGCTCTTCTGTTTTCCGATTTCTAGTTTCAGTCGTTAAATCACGCAGGTGAAACTTCATCCAGTTACCTCCCACCCATCTACTCTCATCTTCTCTTTCTACCCCACACCATGCTGCTTTTTCTCCGATGGAAACAGGCTGACCGGAAGATGTCCAGCGGCCTTTCGTTCCCCGAACAAAATGTCTGCCACAAGCTCGATGGCATGGTACGTATGGTCGTAAACGGCGAGAAACGCATCGACCTCTGGCATTACCAAGAGATCATACGGATTTCGCAAGGCGACAGCCACGACCTTTTTCCCCTGTTGAACGAGCCGATTCACCAGCACCGATTGGCCTTTAAAGATATGGGCATTGTACGTAAAAACGACGATTTGCTCCAAAGATGCCATCTCATTCTCCACAAGATCCACTTCATCCTCTGTCGGGTTGAGTGTCGACATCATATGGTATTCAACTTCTCGATATTTTCTCAATGGTGCGACCAAATCCCCAGAAGCTGCTTGCCCATCCTCTGCCAAAGTAAGGTTGGAAATCCCCGGAAAAATCACCCCGAGCGGTTGCGTGCTTCTCTGTAAAGGAAGCAACTGATGCTCATTTTTCACCAAGGTTATGGCTTGGGCGAGGGCATCTTTCGCCATGTCTGCATGTTGAACACAGTCAAAGGAAGGGCCATTTTCTCGCAAGCAATGCTCCCAGGAAAGAAATCGTATCTTTAATTGAAGCACGCGATTTACCGCTTCGTTGACCCGCTCATCTGACAGCTCCCCCGAATGAATGGCCGCAACGAGGCGTTCATACGTTTTTTGCTGAACTTCATGCGTGTGGGAAACCAGAACCAGATCGATCCCAGCCTGCACACAACGCACCGCCGCTTCCGGAACCCCGATGGTACCCGCAATGGCTGCCATCTCCATACAATCCGTTATGGCGACCCCATCAAAGCCGAGCGACTCACGCAAAATTCCCGTCACGATCTCCTTGGAATACGTAGCAGGAGAACCCGACGCATCCATACTCGGCAAACTGATATGTCCAACCATCACCATGGGGACTCCTGCCGCGATACTGCGCTGGAATGGAACCAACTCGACCTGATCCAGTCGCGTCCGATCATGCCCAAGCACAGGAACGGCTTCATGAGAATCAGTGCTCGTATCACCATGACCGGGGAAGTGCTTGATAGAGGGAATGACACCGCTCGCGAGCAAGCCTTGAATAGCGGCCTCACCAAACCGCGCCACCTGCTCTGCCGCTTCTCCAAAAGACCGCACCCCAATGACCGGATTGTCCGCATTATTGTTCACATCGACTGTCGGGGCAAAATTGACTGAAATCCCTGCTGCACGCAGCTCCTCACCTGTTGCCTGGTAGATGCGCTTGGCTTGATCGAGATTGCCTGTCGCACCCAAAGCCATCGCGCCTGGAAAGCGCGTCGCCCCTTTTTGCAGACGGGAAACCACGCCATTTTCCTGGTCGGTCCCGATCAACAACGGATAGGGATGCCAAGACTCATACGCCCAGCTCTGGAGCTTCTGTACGCGCTGATAGGTCTCCTCCGGTGTCCCGATATTGCGGCTAAAAAGAATCACATTGCCAATCTGTTTTTGCTTGATCCACGCTTCCATTTCTTCGGGAATATCCAGCGTAGGGTAACCGATCATCAGCAGTTGCCCGACCTTCTGTTCCACTGTCATATGTTCGGCTTGCATGGAATCCACCTCCCTACCGACTTGCTCTTGTTATGAGAATGCTTTGCCGTACTTCGCATACTGCTTCCAACTGCGATAACCGAGCCTCGCATAGAAGTCGACCAGCGTCGTCCAATCGATCACAATGTTTGGAATACCGCGATTCCGCAAAGCCACAATGCCCGCCTCCACAATCGCTAGTCCCAAACCTCGACCTCTATACTCCGCATCCACGCCCAGTGGACCGATGCCGCCCAGCCCATCTGCAAACAATGGTGCCCAGTATACGTTTTGGGCAATAAACGGAGAATGAGTATCATTGATTCGGCAAAAACCGACGATCTCACCGTGCAGCTCCACCACGACGAATTCGCGTCCAGTTCCTCCCCGCTGAAAATAGTGAATGGCTTCATACTCCCAGCGCCCGGGAAAGCATCGATGCAGGAAGGCCAAGAAGGCATCTTGGTCCGCCCTCGTCAACAGTCGAAAGCGGCCATCTGGTACCTCTGGCAATTCTAGCTCCGCTGGTTCGAGATACTGGCCTAACAGATCGTTCTCCAGCCGCTCCTCCGAGTGATACCCTTGTCTCTCAAACCACGCTTTTACGTCCGCAGATTCATCGGGTATGCCCGGGAAATAATGATACGGATCGCGTCCCAGCAAGACCTTTTCTACCCCTTGCTCTCGCAACGCATTTTCTGCCCTTGCCAGCAATTCACGTCCGACCCCTTGCCCGCGATGAGAGGTAGAAACGAGTAAGACCTGTATCCAGCCAATGCCTTTCCCCAACTGAATGTCGAGCTTTTCCTGCCAGCATTTGGCCACGACAAAACCGACAGGACGCTGCGTCACAGCATCTACCGCAATCCACGACCCGGCTTTGACTACATTCTGATCCTCGAAGCTGTTTTGCCGCATGAGCCCAGGCCGCATGGGAAAGCGCTCACCCAACTCCTGATTCCACAGCTCACACAGAGCGTCCGCATATTGATCGTCCCAAGGTACGTATTGCATCGGATGCTAGCCTCCTTAACGCCCTATTTCAATCCAGAAGTTTTGGAGCCTTCCACAAAATATTTCTCCGCAAACAAAAACACGATCAAAATCGGGATCAAGCTGATCAATGCCCCCGCTACCAGCAGTTGGTCCTCTGTCTTGTACTGACCGCTCAAAGACAAAATCCCGATCGGCAGCGTAAAGTTCTCGTCCGAAATGAGATAAATGACCGGCGCCAAAATCTCATTCCACTTCCCCATAAACGTAAAGACTGCCAGTGTTGCCAAGGAAGGCTTGCACATCGGCAAAAACACTCGCCAGTAAATCTGGAACGGATTGCAGCCATCCAGCTTTGCCGCTTCCTCGTAATCCTTCGGGATGTTCAAAAATGCTTGCCTCATTAAAAAAATGGCAAACGGCTGTCCGAGCCACTCCAAAATCCAAAGCGGAGCCAACGTGTCGAGCAGTCCCAAATTTTTAAAGATAATAAACTGTGGGACGATCGTGACGATCCCCGGGATCATCATCGTTCCCAGCACAATCATGAACAGCGTGTCGCGAAAAGGAAAACGCAGCCTTGCAAAGGCAAAGGCAATCATCGAGCTGGACAATAGGGCCCCGATAACCGAGAGAATCGCGACAATCAGACTGTTGATCGTATAGCTGCTAAAATTCGCCTGTTCCCACACGGTTGTATAGTTGCTCCACTGTGCTGGATTGGGCAGCCATTCTGGCGGAAATTGCATGTACTGCTTGTAAGTTTTCAGCGAGTTAAACACGGTCGTTAAAAACGGAACCAGCATAATCAAGGCACTGGCTATGACAAACAGGTATCCAACGATTTTATTGAGAGGAAAACGCTTTTGCATGGCTACCTCCTTGCCTCTTAATCATAATGAACCCATTTCTTTTGGAGCTTGAATTGGATGAGCGTAATGGCAAGCAGGATGAGGAACAACACCCACGCGATGGCAGAGGCATAGCCCATTTTGAAAAAGCTGAATGCTTGGCGGAACATGAACAGCATCAGGACGAGGCTAGCGTTATTCGCACCACCTGTCGAGCCTGCCTCTGTAGAGCCCCCGGTCATGACAAAAATCTGCTCGAAGTTTTGGAAGGAGTAAATCGTATTCAAAATGACGACCAGAAACGTCGTGCCGGAAATCATCGGGACTGTCACCCGCCAAAACTTTTGCCAAGCGTTGGCTCCATCAATCGAGGCTGCCTCGTACATGTCAGAAGAAATTCCTTGCAGCCCAGCGAGAAAAATAATCATCATGTAGCCGACTGATTTCCAGATGGCGATGAGAACCAAGACCGGGATGACCCAGAATTCATCAATCAGCCAGTTTTGCGGGGCTAGCCCAAGCTTAGACAGAAAAGCATTGGCAAAACCGATCCGCTGGTTAAATACCGCATCCGCTACATACGCGATCACCGTCCATGAGGAGATAACCGGCAAAAAGTGAACCATCCTGAAAAATTTCAAGCCCTTCAACTTTTGATTCAGGGCCACTGCTAACAGCA is from Brevibacillus brevis and encodes:
- a CDS encoding DUF3267 domain-containing protein, whose protein sequence is MRITTKLPQYHEHVHLELMKKEWVPLKEPQSLGKATLLSIPFMLINALIAFGIIHIFSPISLQEFGLTSGSLSISIDFSVILFLLALVIFHECLHLIFIPNFMRSEKTWMGLTLFGGFVATEEKIPKSRYILITIAPFIILSVLLPFLLGFLGLFTTVLKFLVLINAIASSVDMLNLFLVMKQVPKQAILISNGQKTYWKAPEND
- a CDS encoding cation diffusion facilitator family transporter, producing the protein MKKGDFHHLDHVKEQQTSKKTLWITLLLTLFFTIVEVVGGLMSNSLALLSDSAHMISDVFALGLSMTAIYMATRKPTKKYTFGFLRFEIIASFLNGLALAVISIGIVIEGIKRMINPQDVDLQLMLTIASIGLVVNIVLTIVLSRSMKEEDNLNVKSALWHFIGDLLSSVGVITSAILIYMTGYYLFDPLISLVIGGIIFTGGAKIIRESLLVLMESVPEQFDLDQIRQDLSEVEGVEDVHELHLWAVSTEHYSLTAHVFVREGIQPYCVILAINHILQTKYGIDHSTIQIEHPTILDHGEYGKQFLLKQA
- a CDS encoding DinB family protein is translated as MNFNLEEAIEVLERTPQALESLLTGLSDGWLLHNEGDGTWHATEVIEHLIEAEKTNWLPRLEIILQEGESKPFPPFDRFAHLQETSERSFEQKLLAFKTLRAQNIAKLRTLVEPEKHLELTGLHPAFGVVKVRELLSTWVVHDLTHTAQIVRVMAKRYTVDVGPWSEYLGILNK
- a CDS encoding glycoside hydrolase family 3 protein, which encodes MQAEHMTVEQKVGQLLMIGYPTLDIPEEMEAWIKQKQIGNVILFSRNIGTPEETYQRVQKLQSWAYESWHPYPLLIGTDQENGVVSRLQKGATRFPGAMALGATGNLDQAKRIYQATGEELRAAGISVNFAPTVDVNNNADNPVIGVRSFGEAAEQVARFGEAAIQGLLASGVIPSIKHFPGHGDTSTDSHEAVPVLGHDRTRLDQVELVPFQRSIAAGVPMVMVGHISLPSMDASGSPATYSKEIVTGILRESLGFDGVAITDCMEMAAIAGTIGVPEAAVRCVQAGIDLVLVSHTHEVQQKTYERLVAAIHSGELSDERVNEAVNRVLQLKIRFLSWEHCLRENGPSFDCVQHADMAKDALAQAITLVKNEHQLLPLQRSTQPLGVIFPGISNLTLAEDGQAASGDLVAPLRKYREVEYHMMSTLNPTEDEVDLVENEMASLEQIVVFTYNAHIFKGQSVLVNRLVQQGKKVVAVALRNPYDLLVMPEVDAFLAVYDHTYHAIELVADILFGERKAAGHLPVSLFPSEKKQHGVG
- a CDS encoding YgaP family membrane protein translates to MKNVGTFDQIFRGVAGLAFLSLFFILEGGLQYLSFIGVPLLYTALTQQCFLYRLFGMNSCKVKS
- a CDS encoding Crp/Fnr family transcriptional regulator translates to MIEKEKFLSRINLFQSLSEVELAQLEPATPMEVVKKGTMISTPHLEQKRLFLIKAGKVRLYKLSADGKELTIDLLGTGHVFGEIGSFTISSTNMYAEAWEDSVICSIDKGQFEELMLEKPRLALHFIEIVSNRLQEVEEMMELMAYGSVRQRLLYLLGKLCEKYGGEPQDDAPEWIELAVNLTHQELASMMGCIRETVTETLHELTAEGVVKKTGLRKPLWLHQERLREALERV
- a CDS encoding D-cysteine desulfhydrase, giving the protein MNYIRYQRKIYTHGHTPIERLERLSKELGGPSISIKRDDLLGLTAGGNKTRKLEYLVAEAIEQGADTLITCGAVQSNHCRLTLAAAVREGLHCQLVLSAPETGEYQSQASGNHLLFHLLGAEKMEVIPAEADLLVAMEELAESLRKQGRKPYLIPVGGSNEVGSLGYMACAEEIEQQAWETTTPYDYVVTATGSGGTQAGLLAGFMARQSNTKVIGINVSRDRAVQEAKVMGLLHSTAALIGLQGDIRAEAVLCDDRFVGPGYAIPTEGMIEAVQLLARTEGILLDPVYTGKAMAGLIGLIREGHFNTSDHVLFLHTGGSPALYTVPQLFLP
- the murQ gene encoding N-acetylmuramic acid 6-phosphate etherase, whose amino-acid sequence is MKFHLRDLTTETRNRKTEELDKFSTIEIVQIMNEEDKTVAFAVEKELASIAAAVDLVAECLENGGRLFYFGAGTSGRLGLLDAAECPPTFGTDPSLVQGIIAGGEKAIVKAVEGAEDVEQNGREDVIAYGVKAGDAVVGIAASGRTPYVIGALAEARRQQAKVISLSCNQVAQISQGVDVAINVVVGPEVVTGSTRLKAATAQKMVLNMITTGCMVRLGKVYKNLMVNVQVTNEKLKERAKQIVAEATHVSTDEADKLLHKADGDAKLAIVMQKTGLPAEEARQLLTQYKGNIRRILEGNHNQE
- a CDS encoding DoxX family protein; its protein translation is MNTFIMILSLILALMFSISVLMKFSRATSMLQHWKEYGYPLWFMDMIASLELVGVIGVISSFWIPGVLTLACILFAILMLGAIHAHLFRAKHKPVMAINAVFMLICSLLLLWL